From Candidatus Nitricoxidivorans perseverans, the proteins below share one genomic window:
- a CDS encoding DnaA/Hda family protein has product MTQLLLDIAPKPLPTLDNFIVGANAELIATLRRGCDRLYLWGPAGSGKSHLLSAVAAESLHVFDDVHRLPEAVQEDLFRLFNRGARILLAGDVPPSRLALREDLRTRIGQMLVFEIRALSDEEKSAALRRHALQRGMKIDDALIRYLLSHVRRDLPTLMAVLDSLDRASLEQQRPITLPLLKSLVPS; this is encoded by the coding sequence ATGACCCAGCTATTGCTCGACATCGCGCCCAAGCCGCTCCCGACGCTTGACAATTTCATCGTCGGCGCCAACGCGGAACTCATCGCGACCCTGCGGCGGGGATGCGACCGGCTATACCTCTGGGGACCCGCCGGCAGCGGGAAGAGCCACCTCCTGTCCGCCGTCGCGGCCGAGAGCCTGCACGTCTTCGACGACGTGCATCGCCTGCCGGAAGCTGTCCAGGAGGACCTCTTCCGCCTGTTCAACCGGGGCGCGAGGATCCTGCTGGCGGGGGACGTGCCGCCGTCGCGGCTGGCCTTGCGCGAAGACCTGCGCACCCGCATCGGCCAGATGCTGGTCTTCGAGATCAGGGCGCTCTCCGACGAGGAGAAGTCGGCCGCGCTCCGGCGCCACGCCCTCCAGCGGGGCATGAAAATCGACGATGCCCTGATCCGATACCTGCTTTCCCACGTCCGCCGGGACCTCCCCACCCTGATGGCCGTGCTCGACAGCCTCGACCGCGCCTCGCTCGAACAGCAGCGCCCGATCACCCTCCCATTGCTCAAAAGCCTCGTTCCGTCATGA
- a CDS encoding HAD-IB family hydrolase, with the protein MNLVLFDLDNTLLSCDSDFEWAQFLIGKGVLDAELHAAKNQAFYDDYKAGTLDIHAFLDFQLAPLARHPRTELDAWHREFMETRIRPTIGAASRALARRHLDEGSLCAIVTATNSFVTGPIAREFGIPHLIATIPAWDGERFTGKPRGTPAFKEGKIGRVEAWLESLGLWWGAFGKSFFYSDSHNDLPLMSKVTDPVAVDPDDTLRDHARNAGWPIMSLRS; encoded by the coding sequence ATGAATCTCGTCCTCTTCGACCTCGACAACACCCTGCTTTCATGCGACTCGGATTTCGAGTGGGCGCAGTTCCTCATCGGGAAGGGCGTGCTCGACGCCGAGCTGCACGCGGCGAAGAACCAGGCCTTTTACGACGACTACAAGGCCGGCACACTCGACATCCACGCATTCCTCGACTTCCAGCTCGCGCCGCTCGCGCGCCATCCGCGCACGGAACTGGATGCCTGGCATCGCGAGTTCATGGAAACCCGCATCCGACCGACGATCGGCGCCGCCTCGCGCGCGCTCGCGCGGCGCCATCTGGACGAGGGCAGCCTCTGCGCCATCGTCACCGCGACCAACAGCTTCGTCACCGGCCCCATCGCCCGCGAGTTCGGCATCCCGCACCTCATCGCCACCATCCCGGCCTGGGACGGCGAACGATTCACCGGCAAGCCGCGCGGCACCCCCGCTTTCAAGGAAGGCAAGATCGGGCGCGTGGAAGCCTGGCTCGAATCGCTCGGCCTCTGGTGGGGCGCATTCGGGAAGAGCTTCTTCTACAGCGACTCCCACAACGACCTGCCGCTGATGTCGAAAGTCACCGATCCCGTCGCCGTCGATCCCGACGACACGCTGCGCGACCATGCGCGCAATGCCGGCTGGCCGATCATGAGCCTGCGGAGCTGA
- a CDS encoding ribbon-helix-helix domain-containing protein — MTLTIRLDPDLERDLANASAQSGQPKSQIVKRGLREYLARLSSPKTPYELGADLFDRGPESGEGNLSDKAIIRARMSARIRAENHR; from the coding sequence ATGACGCTGACCATCCGCCTCGACCCTGATCTCGAACGCGATCTTGCCAACGCTTCCGCCCAGTCGGGCCAGCCGAAGAGCCAGATCGTGAAGCGCGGCCTGCGCGAATACCTCGCGCGGCTGTCCTCCCCCAAGACACCGTACGAACTGGGCGCGGACCTGTTCGACAGGGGGCCGGAAAGCGGCGAAGGCAATTTGTCCGACAAGGCAATCATCAGGGCCCGCATGAGCGCGCGCATCCGTGCGGAAAATCATCGCTGA
- a CDS encoding PIN domain-containing protein, translating to MRKIIADSGPLIALFDRSDRNRPAVKGFLRDYEGALVTTWPVLTEVGHMLGFSVDRQIDFLEWVRRGALDVADLPKGAVDAILKATRNYRNVPMDLADASLLVLAMETGVREILTFDADFDIYRLPDKSQLLNVLRT from the coding sequence GTGCGGAAAATCATCGCTGACTCGGGGCCGCTGATCGCCCTGTTCGACCGCTCGGATCGCAACCGGCCAGCAGTCAAGGGGTTCCTTCGCGATTACGAGGGCGCCCTCGTCACCACCTGGCCGGTACTCACCGAGGTCGGCCACATGCTGGGCTTCAGCGTCGACCGGCAGATCGATTTCCTCGAATGGGTGCGCCGCGGCGCCCTCGACGTGGCGGACCTGCCGAAAGGCGCCGTGGATGCCATCCTCAAGGCCACGCGAAATTACCGAAACGTGCCGATGGATCTCGCCGATGCATCGCTCCTCGTGCTCGCCATGGAGACCGGCGTGCGGGAGATTCTGACTTTCGACGCCGATTTCGACATCTATCGCCTGCCCGACAAAAGCCAACTTCTCAACGTACTTCGCACATGA
- the pcnB gene encoding polynucleotide adenylyltransferase PcnB, translated as MIRKLFHRAVAKVFRRAEPGRHAPATIPAARHGIRREDVSPGARRTCETLQKAGFRAYVVGGAVRDLIAGIVPKDYDVATDATPDEVRGLFRRSRIIGRRFQIVHVMQGAETLEVSTFRAAHDEDTLKDEHGRVLRDNVWGSIEEDAARRDFTVNALYYDPTRETVLDYHHGVDDLKRKTLRMIGDPRARYREDPVRMLRAVRLSAKLGLAIDPKTRTPIREMSDLIENVPPARLFDEMLKLLFSGHAVECVKRLRGEGLHHGLLPLLDVILEQPMGEKFVMLSLASTDDRIRADKPCSPGFLFATLLWHEVLADWEARKKAGGLPTPALYEAMDAVLDQQAEKLAITRRIAADIKEIWAFQPRFEKRAGRMPFRLVEQPRFRAAWDFLVLRAESGEIARELADWWTEFQDADHERREAMLQPDTGKKRKRPRSRGRGRGAKAQEEASGGEGSAA; from the coding sequence ATGATCCGCAAACTATTCCACCGCGCCGTCGCCAAGGTGTTCCGGCGCGCCGAGCCCGGCCGCCATGCGCCGGCCACGATCCCGGCCGCCCGCCACGGCATCCGCCGCGAGGATGTATCGCCCGGCGCGCGGCGCACCTGCGAGACGCTCCAGAAGGCGGGCTTCCGGGCCTACGTGGTCGGCGGCGCGGTGCGCGACCTGATCGCGGGCATCGTGCCCAAGGACTACGACGTCGCCACCGACGCCACGCCGGACGAGGTGAGGGGCCTCTTCCGCCGCTCGCGCATCATCGGGCGGCGCTTCCAGATCGTCCATGTGATGCAGGGCGCGGAAACGCTGGAGGTCTCGACCTTCCGCGCGGCCCACGACGAGGACACGCTGAAGGACGAGCACGGCCGCGTGCTGCGCGACAACGTATGGGGCAGCATCGAGGAGGACGCGGCGCGGCGCGACTTCACCGTCAATGCGCTCTATTACGATCCCACCCGCGAGACGGTGCTGGACTACCACCACGGCGTCGACGACCTCAAGAGGAAGACCCTGCGCATGATCGGCGACCCGCGCGCCCGATACCGCGAGGACCCGGTGCGCATGCTGCGCGCCGTGCGGCTTTCCGCGAAGCTGGGCCTCGCCATCGATCCGAAGACGCGCACGCCGATCAGGGAGATGTCGGATCTCATCGAGAACGTGCCGCCGGCGCGGCTGTTCGACGAGATGCTGAAGCTCCTCTTTTCCGGCCACGCCGTCGAGTGCGTGAAGCGCCTGCGCGGCGAAGGCCTGCACCACGGCCTGCTGCCGCTGCTCGACGTGATCCTGGAGCAGCCGATGGGCGAGAAATTCGTGATGCTCTCGCTGGCCAGCACGGACGATCGCATCCGCGCCGACAAGCCCTGCTCCCCCGGCTTTTTGTTCGCCACGCTGCTCTGGCACGAGGTGCTGGCCGACTGGGAGGCGCGCAAGAAGGCCGGCGGCCTGCCGACACCGGCCCTGTACGAAGCGATGGACGCGGTGCTCGACCAGCAGGCCGAGAAGCTCGCCATCACGCGCCGCATCGCGGCCGACATCAAGGAAATCTGGGCGTTCCAGCCGCGCTTCGAGAAGCGCGCCGGGCGCATGCCCTTCCGGCTCGTCGAGCAGCCGCGCTTCCGCGCCGCGTGGGACTTCCTCGTGCTGCGCGCCGAGAGCGGCGAAATCGCGCGAGAGCTGGCCGACTGGTGGACTGAATTCCAGGACGCCGACCACGAGCGGCGCGAGGCCATGCTCCAGCCCGACACGGGCAAGAAGCGGAAGCGGCCTCGTTCACGCGGGCGCGGCCGCGGCGCGAAGGCGCAGGAGGAAGCCAGCGGCGGCGAAGGAAGCGCGGCGTGA
- the folK gene encoding 2-amino-4-hydroxy-6-hydroxymethyldihydropteridine diphosphokinase, which translates to MIRAYVALGSNLGDPAGTVDEAIEALAGLRGSILAAFSSLYRTAPVGLKHQPDFINAVVALDTRLSPGELLDALFALEEKFGRRRTVKNAPRTLDLDLLLHGDTVADTPALTLPHPRMHERAFVLAPLLEIAPGIVIPGRGAATDLLAACAGQRIQPLRP; encoded by the coding sequence GTGATCCGTGCGTATGTCGCCCTTGGCTCGAACCTGGGCGATCCGGCCGGAACGGTCGACGAGGCCATCGAGGCGCTGGCCGGCCTGCGCGGCTCGATCCTTGCCGCGTTTTCATCCCTCTACCGCACGGCGCCGGTGGGCCTGAAACACCAGCCGGACTTCATCAACGCCGTGGTCGCGCTCGACACGCGCCTTTCGCCCGGCGAACTGCTCGACGCGCTATTCGCGCTCGAGGAAAAATTCGGCCGCAGGCGGACTGTGAAGAACGCGCCGCGCACGCTGGACCTCGACCTTCTGCTGCACGGCGACACGGTGGCGGACACGCCCGCCCTCACGCTGCCCCATCCGCGCATGCACGAGCGGGCCTTCGTCCTGGCGCCCCTGCTGGAGATCGCGCCCGGCATTGTCATTCCGGGCAGGGGCGCGGCCACTGATCTCCTGGCGGCCTGCGCCGGCCAGCGCATCCAGCCGCTCCGGCCATGA
- a CDS encoding DMT family protein — MSGLPVVLQTALLLAASNIFMTFAWYAHLKNLNDRPWWIAALASWGIALFEYLIQVPANRIGHQELDLGQLKILQEAITLSIFVPFVVLYMEQPLKLDYLWAGLCILGAVYFIFRSG, encoded by the coding sequence ATGAGCGGCTTGCCGGTCGTCCTCCAGACGGCGCTGCTGCTGGCGGCTTCGAACATCTTCATGACCTTCGCCTGGTACGCCCACCTCAAGAACCTCAACGACCGGCCCTGGTGGATCGCGGCGCTGGCCTCCTGGGGCATCGCGCTGTTCGAGTACCTGATCCAGGTGCCGGCCAACCGCATCGGCCACCAGGAACTGGACCTCGGCCAGCTCAAGATCCTCCAGGAGGCCATCACGCTGTCCATCTTCGTGCCCTTCGTCGTGCTCTACATGGAACAGCCGCTCAAGCTCGACTATCTGTGGGCGGGTTTGTGTATTCTGGGCGCCGTATATTTCATTTTCCGAAGCGGATGA
- a CDS encoding putative DNA binding domain-containing protein, with translation MNSYSDESLTVMLTELESDRVERKESFKGNAPQTAREAVCAFANDLAGHGKPGVVFLGVRDDGSPVEDFTVTDELLRQLADIKTDGNIAPPPTLLVERRHLCGHDIAVITAWPCDTPPVRFKGRIHVRWGPRRGLATAQDERILNERRRHRDRPYDVQPVRDAVLDEIDRLRFEQEYLPALVAHDVLAANERSYEQKLAATKMVLSDTDPAPTVLGLLIIGKSPSDWIPGAYTQFLRLAGTDLTAPILDEEVIHGTVADQIRRLEEKLEAHNLRGVRFADVATEERRETYPLDALRALGYVQRFGAGIAIARKALGERLGFEVQPGFVAAIIQGETA, from the coding sequence ATGAATTCCTACAGCGACGAATCGCTCACAGTCATGCTGACGGAGCTTGAATCGGACCGGGTGGAGCGCAAGGAATCGTTCAAGGGTAATGCCCCGCAAACAGCGCGCGAAGCGGTTTGTGCCTTCGCCAATGACCTTGCCGGACACGGGAAGCCCGGCGTGGTATTCCTCGGTGTGCGTGACGATGGCTCGCCGGTGGAAGATTTCACCGTCACGGACGAACTCCTTCGGCAACTGGCCGACATCAAAACAGATGGCAATATTGCGCCACCGCCAACCCTTCTGGTTGAGCGGCGGCATCTGTGCGGCCATGACATTGCGGTCATCACGGCCTGGCCTTGCGACACGCCGCCCGTGCGATTCAAGGGGCGCATCCATGTGCGCTGGGGGCCTCGACGGGGCTTGGCCACTGCCCAGGACGAACGCATCCTCAACGAACGTCGGCGACATCGGGACAGGCCTTATGACGTACAGCCGGTGCGCGACGCAGTGTTGGACGAAATCGACCGCCTGCGTTTCGAACAAGAATATTTGCCTGCCTTGGTGGCGCATGACGTGCTCGCTGCCAACGAACGCAGCTACGAGCAGAAACTGGCCGCCACCAAGATGGTGCTCAGCGATACTGATCCGGCCCCGACGGTGCTCGGGCTGTTGATCATCGGCAAGTCGCCCTCCGACTGGATTCCGGGCGCCTATACCCAGTTTCTGCGGCTGGCGGGTACGGATCTCACGGCCCCCATACTGGACGAGGAAGTCATTCACGGCACGGTGGCCGATCAGATCCGCCGACTTGAGGAGAAACTGGAAGCCCACAACCTGCGCGGGGTGCGCTTTGCCGATGTGGCAACGGAGGAGCGCCGGGAAACTTATCCCCTGGATGCGCTGCGAGCCCTGGGCTACGTACAGCGCTTTGGTGCTGGCATTGCAATTGCCCGCAAGGCGCTCGGGGAACGCCTCGGCTTCGAGGTTCAGCCTGGCTTCGTGGCAGCCATCATCCAGGGAGAGACGGCGTGA
- a CDS encoding AAA family ATPase — translation MISIAFFNNKGGVGKTSLVYHSSWMLAELGYRVLTVDLDPQSNLSIMALDEERLEALWPDSDHPETLHGAVAPLFGGTGDIRQAHIEPLTERLGLLVGDLALSRIEDDLSTEWPRCLEGRERAFRVTTAFWRVIREAATRHSASMVLIDVGPNLGAINRAALVASSHVVVPVAPDLFSLQGLKNLGPTLRQWRDTWKQALPKAANTLGEMAPVGYVLMQHAERLGRPTKAYAKWQARLPGAYRESVLGEATATPAPDANQIHRIKHYRSLMPMAMESRKPMFNLSNADGAIGAHQGNVQQCRDDFEAFVKSLAIRAGIHRQTGEAS, via the coding sequence GTGATAAGCATCGCGTTTTTCAACAACAAAGGTGGGGTTGGCAAGACATCGCTGGTCTATCACAGCTCATGGATGCTTGCGGAGTTGGGCTATCGGGTACTCACCGTGGATCTCGACCCGCAATCCAACCTTTCCATCATGGCACTGGATGAGGAACGGCTGGAAGCGTTGTGGCCTGATAGCGATCATCCGGAAACACTGCATGGCGCGGTAGCCCCGCTCTTTGGCGGCACGGGCGACATTCGCCAGGCCCATATCGAACCACTGACCGAACGCCTGGGGCTGCTGGTGGGTGACCTTGCGCTGTCCCGTATCGAAGATGATCTCTCCACCGAATGGCCGCGCTGTCTGGAAGGCCGGGAGCGCGCATTTCGTGTCACCACGGCATTCTGGCGCGTGATCCGCGAAGCGGCGACCCGGCACAGTGCCAGTATGGTGTTGATCGACGTAGGGCCAAACCTCGGCGCCATCAACCGCGCCGCGCTCGTGGCATCGAGTCATGTCGTAGTGCCCGTGGCGCCCGATCTGTTTTCATTGCAAGGCTTGAAGAACCTGGGGCCTACTTTGCGACAGTGGCGAGATACATGGAAGCAAGCGCTGCCCAAGGCAGCGAATACATTGGGCGAGATGGCGCCTGTCGGCTATGTATTGATGCAGCACGCCGAACGCCTGGGACGGCCAACCAAGGCTTACGCGAAATGGCAGGCGCGGTTGCCCGGCGCCTATCGGGAAAGTGTTTTGGGTGAGGCTACGGCGACCCCTGCGCCTGATGCCAACCAGATCCATCGCATCAAGCATTACCGGAGCTTGATGCCCATGGCCATGGAGTCGCGCAAGCCCATGTTCAACCTGTCCAATGCGGATGGTGCGATCGGTGCGCACCAAGGCAACGTGCAGCAATGTCGCGATGATTTCGAAGCCTTCGTCAAATCGCTTGCCATACGGGCTGGAATCCACCGCCAGACAGGGGAGGCATCATGA
- the panB gene encoding 3-methyl-2-oxobutanoate hydroxymethyltransferase, with product MTYLASHKPITLPELARMKRDGERIAMLTAYDASFAALLDRCGVDVILVGDSLGNVIQGKTSTLPVTMEHMAYHTECVGPIVHRAMVVADMPFGSYQESPEQAMRNAARLLAAGAEMVKLEGGEVMAETVRFLVGRGVPVCAHIGLTPQSVHALGGYHVQGRGEEAASRLKADAQALEQAGAALMVLEMVPAALAGEIARMLDACATIGIGAGPECDGQVLVLHDMLGVYPGKKGRFVKDFMLDAHSIEGAVRAYVAAVKDGSFPAAEHCY from the coding sequence ATGACCTACCTCGCCAGCCACAAGCCGATCACCCTGCCCGAGCTCGCGCGCATGAAGCGCGACGGCGAGCGGATCGCCATGCTCACCGCCTACGACGCTAGCTTCGCGGCGCTGCTCGACCGCTGCGGCGTCGACGTCATCCTCGTCGGAGACTCGCTGGGCAACGTGATCCAGGGCAAGACCTCGACGCTGCCGGTGACGATGGAGCACATGGCCTACCACACCGAATGCGTCGGCCCCATCGTCCATCGCGCGATGGTGGTCGCCGACATGCCGTTCGGCAGCTACCAGGAGTCGCCGGAACAGGCGATGAGGAACGCCGCGCGCCTGCTCGCCGCCGGCGCCGAGATGGTCAAGCTCGAAGGGGGCGAGGTCATGGCGGAAACGGTGCGATTCCTCGTCGGGCGCGGCGTGCCGGTCTGCGCGCACATCGGGCTCACGCCGCAGTCGGTGCACGCGCTCGGCGGCTACCACGTCCAGGGGCGCGGCGAGGAGGCCGCATCCCGCCTGAAGGCCGACGCCCAGGCCCTCGAACAGGCCGGCGCGGCGCTCATGGTGCTGGAGATGGTGCCGGCGGCGCTCGCCGGCGAGATCGCGCGGATGCTCGATGCCTGCGCCACGATCGGCATCGGCGCCGGCCCGGAATGTGACGGCCAGGTGCTGGTACTGCACGACATGCTGGGCGTCTATCCGGGCAAGAAAGGCCGATTCGTCAAGGACTTCATGCTCGATGCGCACAGCATCGAAGGCGCCGTCCGGGCCTATGTCGCCGCCGTCAAGGACGGCAGCTTCCCGGCGGCCGAGCATTGTTACTGA
- a CDS encoding type I restriction-modification system subunit M: protein MARPKTNDTGANLGFEAKLWAAADALRNNMDAAEYKHVVLGLIFLKYISDAFEAKHAELEAQKAQGANPEDPDEYRAASIFWVPKEARWPHLKASAPQATIGTLVDDAMAAIERDNPSLKGVLPKDFGRPGLDKQRLGQIINLVSDIALGSAADRAKDTLGRVYEYFLARFASAEGKSGGQFYTPSRVVRVLVEMLAPLSGQNRGRVYDPCCGSGGMFVSSEKFIEAHAGRLGDISIYGQESNYTTWRLAKMNLAIRGIDAQIGHGDAFHHDAHPDLKADYVLANPPFNDSDWRGELLKDDKRWVYGVPPAGNANYAWVQHFIHHLAPTGLAGFVLANGSMSSNQSGEGEIRKAIIEADLVDCMVALPGQLFYSTQIPVCLWFLTRNKKNGRFRDRRGETLFIDARKLGTMVDRTHRELTDDDLARVAGTYHAWRGDQDAGQYEDVPGFCKAAQLADIRKHGHVLTPGRYVGAEAAEDDGEPFEDKMKRLAATLREQQAEAAKLDAAIAANLKALGFGA from the coding sequence ATGGCCAGACCGAAAACAAACGACACCGGCGCCAACCTTGGCTTCGAAGCCAAGCTCTGGGCCGCCGCCGACGCGCTGCGCAACAACATGGACGCCGCCGAGTACAAGCACGTCGTCCTCGGCCTCATCTTCCTCAAGTACATCTCCGACGCCTTCGAGGCCAAGCACGCCGAGCTTGAAGCCCAGAAGGCGCAGGGCGCCAATCCCGAAGACCCCGACGAGTACCGCGCCGCCAGCATCTTCTGGGTTCCCAAAGAGGCGCGCTGGCCGCACCTGAAAGCCAGCGCCCCGCAGGCCACCATCGGCACGCTGGTCGATGACGCAATGGCCGCCATCGAGCGCGACAACCCCTCGCTCAAGGGCGTGCTGCCGAAAGACTTCGGCCGCCCCGGCCTCGACAAGCAGCGCCTCGGGCAGATCATCAACCTGGTCAGTGACATCGCGCTGGGCAGCGCCGCCGACCGCGCCAAGGACACACTGGGCCGCGTGTACGAATATTTTCTCGCGCGCTTCGCCAGCGCCGAGGGCAAGAGCGGCGGGCAGTTCTACACGCCCTCGCGCGTCGTGCGCGTGCTGGTCGAAATGCTCGCGCCCCTCAGTGGACAAAATCGGGGCCGCGTCTATGACCCCTGCTGCGGCTCGGGCGGCATGTTCGTCAGCAGCGAGAAGTTCATCGAGGCCCACGCCGGCCGGCTCGGCGACATCTCCATCTACGGCCAGGAGTCCAACTACACCACCTGGCGCCTGGCCAAGATGAACCTCGCCATCCGCGGCATCGACGCTCAGATCGGCCACGGCGACGCCTTCCACCACGACGCCCACCCCGACCTCAAGGCCGACTATGTGCTGGCCAATCCGCCCTTCAACGACAGCGACTGGCGCGGCGAGCTGCTCAAGGACGACAAGCGCTGGGTCTACGGCGTGCCGCCCGCCGGCAACGCCAACTACGCCTGGGTGCAGCACTTCATCCACCACCTCGCGCCCACCGGGCTGGCCGGCTTCGTGCTCGCCAACGGCTCGATGTCGTCCAACCAGTCGGGCGAGGGCGAAATCCGCAAGGCCATCATCGAAGCCGACCTGGTGGATTGCATGGTGGCGCTGCCGGGACAGCTCTTCTACTCGACGCAGATTCCGGTCTGCCTGTGGTTCCTCACGCGCAACAAGAAGAACGGCAGGTTCAGGGACCGGCGCGGCGAGACGCTGTTCATCGACGCCCGCAAGCTCGGCACGATGGTGGATCGCACCCACCGCGAACTGACCGACGACGACCTCGCCAGGGTCGCCGGCACCTACCACGCCTGGCGCGGCGACCAGGACGCGGGCCAGTACGAAGACGTGCCCGGCTTCTGCAAGGCCGCGCAGCTCGCCGACATCCGCAAGCACGGCCACGTGCTCACCCCCGGCCGCTACGTCGGCGCCGAGGCCGCCGAGGACGACGGCGAGCCGTTCGAGGACAAGATGAAGCGCCTCGCCGCCACGCTGCGCGAGCAGCAGGCCGAAGCCGCGAAGCTGGATGCCGCCATCGCCGCCAACCTGAAGGCATTGGGTTTTGGCGCTTGA
- a CDS encoding Fic family protein yields the protein MSALRPLHELDAARFEAPVILKKLTAASRSLAELKGVAATIPNQGILVNTLALQEAKDSSAIENIITTHDELYREDIPSTDKVNAAAKEVLRYRQALRTGFERVRATGLLTLNAVLDIQAEIESNRAGLRKLPGTVLKDGAGRTVYAPPQDANEVQRLMSELERFWHGEPPFDADPLIRMALIHHQFESIHPFYDGNGRTGRIVNVLYLVKEGLLDIPVLYLSRHIVRTKPDYYRLLQDVREHDAWEDWVLYMLTAVERTAAETVTTIQAIKALLLDTKQRIRAQHRFYSQDLINNLFSHPYTKIEFIQRDLGVSRLTATKYLDALIAGGFLQKRKVGRSNYYINRPLYEILIGAERESGDA from the coding sequence ATGAGCGCCCTCCGTCCCTTACATGAACTCGATGCTGCCCGCTTCGAGGCGCCCGTCATCCTCAAGAAGCTGACCGCTGCCAGCCGCAGCCTGGCCGAACTCAAGGGTGTCGCGGCCACCATCCCCAACCAGGGCATCCTCGTCAATACCCTGGCGCTGCAGGAGGCGAAGGACAGCTCCGCCATCGAAAACATCATCACCACCCACGACGAGCTCTACCGCGAGGACATCCCTTCCACGGACAAGGTCAACGCGGCGGCCAAGGAAGTGCTGCGTTACCGGCAAGCCCTGCGCACCGGCTTCGAGCGCGTCCGGGCCACCGGGCTGCTCACGCTTAACGCCGTGCTCGACATCCAGGCCGAAATCGAATCCAACCGCGCCGGCTTGCGCAAGCTGCCCGGCACGGTGTTGAAGGATGGCGCCGGGCGCACCGTGTATGCCCCCCCGCAGGACGCGAACGAGGTGCAACGCCTGATGAGCGAGCTCGAACGCTTCTGGCACGGCGAACCGCCCTTTGACGCTGACCCCCTGATCCGCATGGCGCTGATCCACCATCAGTTCGAAAGCATCCACCCCTTTTACGACGGCAACGGCCGCACCGGCCGCATCGTCAATGTCCTGTATCTGGTCAAGGAAGGGCTGCTCGACATCCCGGTGCTCTACCTCAGCCGCCATATCGTGCGCACCAAGCCGGACTACTACCGCCTGTTGCAAGATGTCCGCGAGCACGACGCCTGGGAAGACTGGGTGCTCTACATGCTCACCGCCGTGGAGCGCACCGCCGCCGAAACCGTGACCACCATCCAGGCCATCAAGGCCCTGCTGCTGGACACCAAGCAGCGCATCCGCGCCCAACACAGGTTCTACAGCCAGGACCTGATCAATAACCTGTTCAGCCACCCCTACACCAAGATCGAGTTCATCCAGCGCGACCTCGGCGTCTCGCGCCTGACCGCCACGAAATATCTAGACGCCCTGATCGCCGGCGGCTTCCTGCAAAAGCGCAAGGTAGGGCGCAGCAACTACTACATCAACCGGCCGCTCTACGAGATTCTGATCGGAGCGGAGCGGGAGAGCGGCGATGCGTGA
- a CDS encoding restriction endonuclease subunit S, with protein MRETHVRQVAANLRELGMAGEWRERPLGDLTENLDSVRVPVKEADRRAGPYPYYGASGIVDHVDGYLFDGEYLLIAEDGENLRTRQTPVAFLARGKFWAVHGFPTVNKRADGNAGGMQL; from the coding sequence ATGCGTGAGACGCACGTCAGGCAGGTTGCCGCCAACTTGAGAGAGCTGGGTATGGCGGGTGAGTGGCGCGAGCGTCCACTTGGCGATCTGACCGAAAACCTCGACAGCGTTCGAGTGCCCGTGAAGGAGGCCGACCGCCGCGCTGGCCCATATCCGTATTACGGAGCGTCTGGCATCGTCGATCATGTTGATGGTTATTTATTCGACGGTGAGTATCTGCTTATCGCCGAGGACGGCGAAAATCTTCGCACTCGCCAAACACCGGTGGCGTTCTTGGCGCGCGGGAAGTTTTGGGCTGTTCACGGATTTCCTACGGTAAACAAGCGTGCCGACGGTAATGCGGGCGGCATGCAGTTATAG